Proteins from a single region of Hordeum vulgare subsp. vulgare chromosome 6H, MorexV3_pseudomolecules_assembly, whole genome shotgun sequence:
- the LOC123402309 gene encoding uncharacterized protein LOC123402309, translated as MACVNMYNPDGGAVAFGGGQPGPRISFSSDFSMEPPPPVQNRAMGLRCQEEDQNFEFSVGSHPMMAADQLFSKGRILPFKVEGGRAPSTLRDELRGSADEERASTPKGSSRWREMLGLRKSLCVGGGVANNAAAAKKGDKVVAVDADAKIATDMAASKQEL; from the exons ATGGCATGCGTTAACATGTACAACCCGGACGGCGGCGCGGTGGCGTTCGGCGGCGGGCAGCCGGGCCCGCGCATCTCCTTCTCCAGCGACTTCTCcatggagccgccgccgccggtgcAGAACCGGGCCATGGGCCTGCGGTGCCAGGAGGAGGACCAGAACTTCGAGTTCTCCGTCGGCAGCCACCCCATGATGGCCGCCGACCAGCTCTTCTCCAAGGGCAGGATCCTCCCCTTCAAGGTCGAGGGCGGCCGCGCTCCCTCCACGCTCCGCGACGAGCTCCGTGGTAGCGCCGACGAGGAGAGGGCGTCCACGCCCAAGGGGTCCAGCCGGTGGAGGGAGATGCTCGGCCTCCGGAAGTCGCTATGCGTCGGCGGCGGCGTCGCCAACAATGCCGCCGCGGCCAAGAAGGGCGACAAGGTCGTCGCCGTGGACGCCGACGCCAAGATAGCCACCGACATGGCCGCGTCCAAGCAG GAGCTATGA